Proteins encoded within one genomic window of Thiothrix litoralis:
- the glmM gene encoding phosphoglucosamine mutase: MARKYFGTDGIRGKIGRYPMTPDFVLKLGWAAGKVLANNGHPLVLIGKDTRISGYMLESALQAGLVAAGVNIRLLGPMPTPAVAYLTRAFRASAGIVISASHNPYDDNGLKFFSGDGTKLPDAVEEEIERWLDMDFKTVSSDELGKVERAKDAAGRYIEFCKRALPNRVSLKGLRIVVDCANGATYHVAPAVFSELGAEVIAIGNQPDGININESCGATHVDGLCDAVLRYRADVGIALDGDGDRLIMVDERGQTVDGDEILAIIAHHTHSEGKLQGGVVGTLMSNLGLEKSIQALDVPFYRANVGDRYVIELMNQHECNLGGESSGHIIVSNFITTGDGIVAALQVLRAMRLTTKPLHELKMVMTKYPQTLINVRIREKINLDESVVIQDAVRQVEQQLGNRGRVLLRASGTEPLIRVMVEGEDAHETAALAEQIANAVRAAA, encoded by the coding sequence ATGGCAAGAAAATATTTTGGGACGGATGGTATTCGCGGCAAGATTGGTCGCTACCCGATGACACCTGACTTCGTGTTGAAGTTGGGTTGGGCAGCAGGCAAAGTGCTGGCGAACAATGGGCATCCGTTGGTGTTGATTGGTAAAGATACGCGCATTTCCGGTTACATGCTGGAGTCTGCTTTGCAAGCTGGCTTGGTGGCAGCGGGTGTCAATATCCGTTTGTTGGGGCCGATGCCAACGCCTGCCGTGGCTTACTTGACCCGCGCCTTCCGTGCCTCTGCGGGTATCGTGATCAGTGCATCCCACAACCCTTACGATGACAATGGCCTGAAGTTTTTCTCCGGCGACGGCACTAAATTGCCCGATGCAGTTGAGGAAGAAATCGAGCGTTGGCTGGACATGGATTTCAAAACAGTGTCGTCTGACGAACTCGGCAAGGTCGAACGCGCCAAAGATGCCGCAGGCCGTTATATCGAGTTCTGCAAGCGGGCGTTGCCTAACCGGGTTTCCCTGAAAGGCTTGCGGATTGTCGTGGATTGCGCCAATGGTGCCACCTATCACGTGGCTCCGGCTGTGTTCAGTGAGCTGGGAGCCGAAGTGATTGCCATTGGTAATCAGCCTGATGGTATTAATATCAATGAATCTTGCGGTGCAACTCACGTGGATGGTTTGTGTGATGCGGTGTTGCGTTACCGGGCAGATGTGGGGATTGCGCTGGATGGTGACGGTGATCGTCTTATCATGGTGGATGAGCGTGGGCAAACCGTGGATGGCGATGAAATACTCGCCATTATTGCTCACCATACGCATAGCGAAGGAAAATTACAGGGCGGGGTCGTGGGGACGCTAATGAGCAACCTCGGTCTGGAAAAGTCCATTCAGGCACTGGATGTGCCTTTCTACCGTGCCAATGTTGGCGACCGCTACGTGATTGAGCTGATGAACCAGCATGAATGTAATTTGGGCGGTGAGTCTTCCGGCCACATTATTGTGAGTAACTTCATCACGACAGGTGACGGTATTGTTGCTGCGCTGCAAGTGCTGCGGGCGATGCGCTTGACCACCAAGCCTTTGCATGAGCTGAAAATGGTGATGACCAAATACCCGCAAACCTTGATTAATGTGCGAATCAGGGAAAAGATCAATCTGGATGAGTCGGTAGTGATTCAGGATGCGGTACGTCAAGTTGAGCAGCAACTAGGCAATCGTGGTCGAGTGCTGTTGCGTGCTTCCGGTACAGAACCGTTAATTCGGGTGATGGTGGAAGGCGAAGATGCGCACGAAACGGCAGCGTTGGCGGAACAAATTGCCAATGCGGTACGTGCGGCGGCTTGA
- the folP gene encoding dihydropteroate synthase, producing the protein MAWQVNKASVQVMGILNVTPDSFSDGGLFQPQDAALRHIEQMLAEGVDIIDVGGESTRPGAASVSVQAELERVVPVIEAIRARFDVPVSVDTSKPAVMQAAVAAGADLINDVYALQAPGALEMCAQLAVPVCLMHMQGQPRTMQQAPQYGDVVQDIRQFFEERIAACERAGISRDRLILDPGFGFGKTLEHNVDLLRRLNEFSTIHLPILVGLSRKSMIGGLLNNRPVEGRLQGSVAAAVVAAMKGARIVRVHDVGATVDAMKLVNAVVDQ; encoded by the coding sequence ATGGCATGGCAAGTCAATAAAGCGTCAGTACAAGTGATGGGTATCCTGAATGTCACCCCGGATTCATTTTCCGATGGGGGACTGTTTCAGCCGCAGGATGCAGCTTTGCGCCACATCGAGCAGATGTTGGCGGAAGGCGTCGATATTATTGATGTGGGTGGGGAGTCTACCCGTCCCGGTGCGGCTTCAGTATCCGTGCAGGCTGAGCTGGAACGGGTTGTACCGGTTATTGAGGCCATTCGTGCCCGCTTTGACGTTCCTGTGTCAGTGGATACCAGCAAGCCAGCGGTGATGCAGGCGGCGGTAGCGGCAGGTGCTGATCTGATCAATGATGTGTATGCGTTGCAAGCGCCCGGAGCACTGGAAATGTGTGCCCAGCTAGCGGTTCCCGTTTGCCTGATGCACATGCAGGGGCAACCGCGCACCATGCAGCAGGCACCACAGTATGGGGATGTGGTGCAAGATATTCGCCAGTTTTTTGAAGAACGTATTGCTGCTTGTGAGCGGGCTGGCATTTCCCGTGATCGCTTGATTCTTGACCCTGGCTTCGGATTCGGTAAAACTTTAGAGCATAATGTCGATTTATTGCGTAGATTGAATGAATTTTCTACGATACATTTGCCTATACTGGTAGGGCTGTCACGTAAGTCCATGATCGGTGGTTTGTTGAATAACCGTCCGGTTGAGGGGCGTTTGCAGGGCAGCGTGGCAGCCGCTGTCGTAGCAGCTATGAAGGGTGCGCGTATTGTGCGGGTACATGATGTCGGTGCAACAGTGGATGCGATGAAATTGGTAAATGCTGTTGTGGATCAATAG